One stretch of Candidatus Nitrosotenuis cloacae DNA includes these proteins:
- the argH gene encoding argininosuccinate lyase, protein MYRSRLEKNLDKHTLDYVSSISDDSEIALYDIIGSQAHSIMLYENNILSRAEVKKILSALEKIKKENLSAKSSAEDIHELIETLVIKKTGLEVGGKMHTARSRNDQVALDLRMKIRDDINVVCTCILDMVETLVVLAEKHTATAMPLYTHLQQAQIGTFSHFLISYSDALLRDFERLYDTFGRVNHSPLGAGPVGGTSLPINRNSTAKMLGFSGIVENSIDATSNRDVVAEYVGHIAILMTNLSRIAEDLVIWSTSEFSFVELSDQFSSPSSVMPQKKNPDILELTRGKTARVIGSLVAILSNLKGLASGYGRDLQEIKPSVFFSSRTAISALVVLNSMFATLKVNKQKMNQIADSGYLAALDIAEALVKEGLPFRSAHKIVGNLVHTAHESKISLSELTTSEVAKSVSSKEFDAKKLGKIISSINAESSLKNRSSLGSAGISEQKRLITKRKSKIKQYRNNITRRSAQISLAIERLSSNVRTLCR, encoded by the coding sequence ATGTATAGGTCTCGACTTGAGAAGAATCTAGACAAGCACACACTCGATTATGTTTCATCAATTTCCGATGATTCTGAAATTGCATTGTATGATATCATTGGAAGTCAGGCGCACTCTATAATGCTATATGAGAATAACATTTTGAGTCGAGCCGAAGTAAAAAAAATTCTCTCTGCACTGGAAAAAATAAAAAAAGAAAACCTATCTGCAAAATCTTCTGCAGAAGACATTCATGAACTAATTGAAACATTGGTAATCAAAAAGACCGGATTGGAGGTAGGAGGCAAAATGCATACAGCTAGGTCAAGAAATGACCAAGTTGCACTGGATTTACGCATGAAAATACGTGATGACATCAATGTTGTCTGTACCTGTATTTTGGATATGGTGGAAACATTGGTTGTACTTGCAGAAAAACATACCGCTACGGCAATGCCGTTGTATACACACTTGCAACAGGCGCAAATTGGAACATTTTCTCACTTTTTGATATCATACTCTGATGCGTTATTGCGGGACTTTGAGCGACTATATGATACGTTTGGGCGAGTGAATCACTCTCCACTTGGAGCAGGACCTGTTGGTGGAACTAGTCTTCCAATAAACAGAAACAGTACTGCAAAAATGCTTGGCTTTTCTGGCATAGTGGAAAATTCTATTGATGCCACAAGCAACAGAGATGTTGTAGCAGAATATGTGGGACACATTGCCATACTAATGACCAATCTTTCCAGAATTGCAGAGGATCTTGTCATTTGGTCCACATCCGAGTTTTCGTTTGTAGAGTTATCCGATCAGTTCTCATCTCCATCAAGTGTGATGCCTCAAAAGAAAAATCCAGACATTTTAGAATTAACTCGTGGCAAGACTGCACGTGTAATAGGAAGTCTAGTTGCTATACTCTCAAACCTTAAAGGCCTCGCTTCTGGATATGGGCGAGACTTGCAAGAAATCAAGCCGTCTGTGTTTTTTAGCTCGCGCACAGCAATATCTGCACTCGTGGTTTTGAACTCTATGTTTGCCACACTCAAGGTAAACAAGCAAAAGATGAATCAAATTGCAGACTCTGGTTATTTGGCCGCGCTAGATATTGCAGAGGCTTTGGTGAAAGAAGGACTACCATTTAGGAGCGCTCACAAAATAGTAGGAAATTTGGTACACACGGCACACGAATCTAAAATATCACTATCTGAGCTTACCACATCCGAGGTAGCAAAATCCGTCTCTAGCAAAGAGTTTGATGCAAAAAAACTAGGCAAAATAATATCATCAATTAATGCCGAATCCTCACTCAAAAACAGGTCTTCTCTTGGTTCTGCTGGAATTTCCGAACAAAAGCGACTAATTACCAAACGCAAATCAAAAATCAAGCAATATCGAAATAACATTACAAGACGAAGTGCACAAATATCTTTGGCAATTGAGCGATTGTCTTCTAATGTACGCACACTTTGCAGGTAA